CCGAATCTCATATTCATATTCTTCCCGCCCCGGAGTGCTCCTGGCTCCCTGGACTCCGTCCCTCTGGTCTTCACGCTCCTGGAGCGGGCAGGCCAGATCACCTGCTTCATGATGCCCATTCTTTTAGGCCGAATGATTTCTACCCAGCCCCTGGGAGCATCCGCTATACTGATGGCACTCTGCCTGCTGGCTTACTACGGCTGCTGGGTGCGCTATTACCGGAGCGGGAGAGCTTTTGCGGTGCTGTTCAAGCCCTGGCTGGGCATCCCCGTTCCTATGGCCGTCTTCCCGGCCCTCTATTTCCTGCTGCTTGGCGTATGGCTCCAGTCCTGGCTGTTCGTTGTTCCGGCCTGTCTGTTCGCCGCCGGTCATTTAGTCAACAGCTGGAGCGTCTACGGGCAGGTCCGTTCATAGCAGATCCGCAATATAACTATAGTTTTGTGCAACAAACCTACAGCTTGACCGGCTTATAATATGGTTAAGCACACTATAGCGATATTATGGAGGTTATGGCGGGTATGATGAACTGGGAGCAGGCGATTGAGCAGACGCTTACGACTACGCGGCTTAATATGAAGCGATTTGGGGAGAGGTTTCCGATTGTAAGTATGGGGGACGGCAAATATCATCTGACCGACCACACCAACTGGACGGAGGGCTTCTGGCCCGGCATTCTGTGGCTAAGCTATGAATACAGCCGGGACCCGGAGATTCACGCTGCCGCCATCCAGGCGACAGATTCCTTCCGCCAGCGCATGCTGGACGGGCAGGCGCTGGATCACCACGATATCGGCTTCCTGTACTCGCTGTCTGCCAAGGCCCGCTGGATTGCAGACAAGGATGAAGCCTCGCGTCTGCTCGCCTTGCAGGCAGCGGACCACCTAATGAAGCGCTGGCGCTCCGGTCCGCAGCTCTTTCAGGCTTGGGGAGCCGAGGGCGATGAAGACAACGGCGGACGGATCATCATCGACTGCCTGATGAATCTTCCGCTCCTCTGCTGGGCCAGCGAACAGACCGGCGACCCGGTCTATGCCAGGGCTGCCCGTATCCACGCCGAGACAAGCCGCCGCTTCCTGGTGAGGGGCGACGACTCTTCTTACCATACCTTTTATTTCGACCAGCAGACGGGGGATGCCCTGCGCGGAGGTACGGCACAAGGGTACCAGGACGGCTCCACCTGGACGCGGGGACAGGCCTGGGGCGTCTATGGCTTCGCTCTCGCCTACCGCAGCTTCCAGGAGCCTCATTACCTCGAAGTCTCCAAAAGAATGGCCCGCTACTTCGTGGAGCATCTCCCCGCCGACCATGTGGCCTATTGGGATTTCGATGCCCCGCAAGAGGATGGCACCCCGCGCGACAGCTCCGCTTCCGCCATCACCGTATGCGGTCTCTTGGAGCTGCTGGAGCATCTGCCGGAGAATGATCCGGACCGGGAGTATTTCAATGACGCCGTGAACAAGTCCATGGATTCGCTGATCAATCACTACTTCACCGCAGGCCATCCATCTGAGGAGGGGTTTCTGCGCCACGGCTCCTATTCCGTCAGAGGCAACGCCTCCCCGGATGACTTCATGATCTGGGGCGATTACTTCTTCCTGGAGGCGCTGCTGCGTCTTGCGCGGGGGGTTCCTGGGTATTGGTATGAGCGGGGGAATAGTTGATTAGAACCAGCATCCGCTGATTCCCATTGCCAGAGGTCCGAGGTCTATAAAAAATTCCGGTCTACGATTAGTCCCAGTTGCTTGGCCTTCACTGTAGCCTCGGAACGGGAATGAACGCCGAGCTTCTCGAACACCCGGGTCAGATTATACTCTACGGTACGCT
This genomic interval from Paenibacillus sp. FSL H8-0332 contains the following:
- a CDS encoding glycoside hydrolase family 88 protein; the protein is MMNWEQAIEQTLTTTRLNMKRFGERFPIVSMGDGKYHLTDHTNWTEGFWPGILWLSYEYSRDPEIHAAAIQATDSFRQRMLDGQALDHHDIGFLYSLSAKARWIADKDEASRLLALQAADHLMKRWRSGPQLFQAWGAEGDEDNGGRIIIDCLMNLPLLCWASEQTGDPVYARAARIHAETSRRFLVRGDDSSYHTFYFDQQTGDALRGGTAQGYQDGSTWTRGQAWGVYGFALAYRSFQEPHYLEVSKRMARYFVEHLPADHVAYWDFDAPQEDGTPRDSSASAITVCGLLELLEHLPENDPDREYFNDAVNKSMDSLINHYFTAGHPSEEGFLRHGSYSVRGNASPDDFMIWGDYFFLEALLRLARGVPGYWYERGNS